CCCTTCGAGGAAGAGGTCTATCGCAAGCACGGCGTGGCGGTGCGTTGTGTCGGCCATACATTGGCCGACGACATTCCGCTGGTACCCGACCGCAGCGCGGCACGAGAAACCCTGGGCCTGGCAGATGACGCGTCGGTGATTGCCCTTATGCCCGGCAGTCGCAACGGCGAGCTGCGCAAGCTGGGTTTACTGTTTTTGCAAACCGCAGCCTGGTGCCTGCAGCAACGCCCCGAGCTGCAGTTCATTTTGCCCTGCGCCAATCCCGAGCGCCGTCAGCAGATGGAAGCGATTCTTGCTGATAGCGGCCTGAATCTACCAGTGACCTTGCTCGATGGTCAGGGCCACGAGGCGCTGGCGGCCTGCGATGCGGTATTGATTGCGTCAGGTACGGCGACTCTGGAAGCGATGCTGTTCAAGCGGCCCATGGTGGTCGCCTATCGCATGGCTTCGCTGACCTTCAAGATCCTCAAGCGTCTGGTCAAGGTCGGGCATGTAGCTTTGCCGAACCTGCTGGCCGGGCGCGAGGTTGCGCCCGAGTTCCTGCAGGACGATGCTACGCCCGAGGCCATGGGCCAAGCGCTGCTTGCGCGGCTTGGTGCCACGCCGGAACGAGAACAGACCGAAGCGGTATTCATGGAGCTGCACCAGATGCTGCGCCGCGATGCAGATCGCTCTGCAGCAGCGGCCGTGCTGGAATTGCTGCAGCGCAAGGGACGGCCCGTATGACGCAGATGCTGATGGACTGGACGCTGCCCGAAGGCAACGAGTTGATCGCCGGTGTCGACGAAGTGGGGCGTGGTCCGCTCTGCGGCGCCGTGGTTACCGCAGCGGTGATTCTCGACCCGCTGCGGCCCATTGAAGGTCTGAATGATTCGAAGAAGCTGACCGAAGCGCATCGTGAAGCGTTGTTTCCATTGATTCAGGAACGGGCACTGGCCTGGGCTATCGGACGGGCTGAGGTCGATGAAATTGATCAGCTGAACATCCTGCATGCCACCATGCTGGCGATGCAGCGTGCAGTGCATGGGCTGGCCATTCGTCCAGATCGCGTATTGGTCGATGGCAACCGTTGCCCAGTCCTGCCTATGCCTAGCGAACCGGTCATCAAGGGCGATTCCAGGGTACCAGCTATAGCCGCCGCTTCGATTTTGGCAAAAGTTACCCGAGACCGGGAAATGCACGAAATGGATCTGCTGTACCCCGGGTACGGCATGGCCAAACACAAAGGCTACCCCACCCGCGAGCACATGAGCGCACTGCAACTGCTCGGCGCCACCCCCATTCACCGCCGCTCTTTTGCCCCAGTGCGCGAAGCGCTGGCTGTGAGCCCGGTTGAAGCGGTAATGGATGAGATGGACAGTGTCGTCGCCGGGGTAGTTTAACTACCTGATCAACCCCAAAAACGCCGAATCCCCGCCACGCCTTGGGCACCGACTGCAAACGCCCGGGCCCGCGTTTCTGGCCCCACGCCCCCCAGTACATACACAGGCATACTCACCGTCCTGATCAGCTCCTGAGCAAGCTCCCAGCCCAGCGGAACGGCATCAGGGTGCGTCGCCGTTGGCATGACCGGAGACAAGGTGACAAAATCCACCGCAACCTCTGCCGCCATGGCCAGTTCTTCGGCATCATGGCAGGACGCGGCCAGCAAGCGCCCTTTGGGCCGCGCTTCGCCGGTCTGGCCGGACGCGTCTGGCCCGAAATCCTGCAGCCACATCTGCCGCAGCTGCCGGCTGGTCAGATGCCAACCCGCCCCAGGCAGAACAGGTTGCTCATCACCTTTCAGCAACCATTGAAAATCATCACCAAACCGAGCGAGAACCCGCTGCGCCAGATCCCTGTAGGTCTCGGCAGAAAGCCTCGACTGTCGCAACTGAACCAGCCTCACACCCATCCCCCGGGCTCGCTCGAGTCCAGAAAACAGCTCCGCCTCGTCGGTCACATCCGGGGTGATGAGATACACCTCTGGCAACTGCGCGGCTCGCACTATGGGCGCGTTGGCAGCCGGAAAGTCATAATCATCCAGCTCAGCCGCTGACACCCAGCGCACCGGCTGCCCCTCGGCACCATGCGCCTGGCCTTCAAAGCCGGTGACCAGCCATACGTCCAATCGCACCGACTTGTCCGGGTAGTCGTGACGTATATCCAGCAGTGGACGCGCCTGGGTCACTCTGATCCCCAGCTCTTCCTGCAACTCCCGGCGCAAGCCATCAGCGCGCTCCTCGCCATCTTCCAGCTTGCCACCGGGAAACTCCCACAACCCACCCTGATGAGCATCCTCCGGGCGCTTGGCAATCAGAATACGGTTCTGTGCATCGCGGATGACGGCAGCCATAACATGAATGTAGCGCATGGGTTTCCCTTATCTGTCTTATCGTCCGGGCCCATCTTCGGAAAACACATCCTGCTCCAGCTCATCACCGGGGATAACATGTTCTTCCGAGGCCCAGGCACCGAGATCAATCAGGCGGCAGCGAGGCGAGCAGAAGGGGCGATCCGGGAAGCTTTCATCCCAGGTTACCGGCGCCTTGCAGGTCGGGCATTCTACGGTGGTGGTCATTGCTTTGCTCCTGTGCTCAGGGTCAGGTAAAACTGATGCAATTGATCGACCTGATGATGCAGCGCAGCCAGGTCGCGGTCGTTGGTGATGACATCATCGGCGTGGCGCAATCGCTCTTCGCGCCTGGCCTGAGCCTGTAGAATGGCTCTGACCTGTTCTTCAGGCACCTTATCGCGCAGGGTTGTACGGGCAATCTGCAGCGCTTCGGGCACATCCACTACCAGCACCCGTCGGGTCATCTGATACTGGCCCGACTCGACCAGCAAAGGCGAGACCAGCAATGCGTAGGGTGATTCGGCAGAGGCCAGGTCATTGACGGTTTCTTCTCGAATCAGCGGATGCAGTAGCTGCTCAAGCCAGCGGCGCTCATTCGGATACTGAAACACATGCTCGCGCAGCACGGCACGGTTGAGCGAGCCATCCTCCTGCAGCACGGCATCACCAAAGCGGTCGGCGATCTGATGCAATGCCGGCCGCCCCGGCTCAACCACGACCCGCGACTTGATATCGGCATCCACTACATGGATCCCATGCGCCTCGGCAAAGCGCGCAGCAGCAGCACTCTTGCCGCTGCCGATACCGCCAGTCAGGCCGATGATGAAGATGTTGGAAGAGGTCATTGCAGTTCAGTGCCTTGGGTCTTTGACGAAGGCAGCCAGTATACGGAGCCCCCTAAAACCCGGCAAACCGCAAATAGGTCCCGGTAATCCACTCACCCCAGATAATCGCAATCCATCCTGCAATCGCCAGATAAGGCCCGAAGGGCAGGGGGGTGGAGTTTGCGTCGCCGCGGGTCTTGAGGATGATGATGCCGAGTATGGCTCCCACCAGTGAGGACAGCAGAATGGTCAAGGGCAACACCTGCCAGCCGCCCCAGGCGCCGAGCATGGCCAACAGCTTGAAGTCGCCATAACCCATGCCTTCCTTGCCGGTGATCAGCTTGAACAGCCAATATACCGACCACAGACTCAGATAGCCGAATACGGCGCCCCACAGCGCTGCGTGTATATCGGTTAACAGACCAAAGCTATTGGCGATCAACCCCAGCCACAGCATCGGCAGTACTATGGCATCGGGAAGCAGTTGGGTATCGGCGTCGATCAAACTCAGGCTGATCAGGGCCCAGGTCAACAGGAGCATCCCGGCTGCCGGCCAGCCGAAGCCATATTGCCAGGCGACCACCATGCTCAATACCGCAGTCAACAGCTCCACCAGCGGATAACGCGGGCTGATGCGCTCCCGGCAGTTGCCGCAGCGGCCGCGCAGCAATGTGTAACTGATCAGTGGCAGATTCTGCCAGGGTTTGATCTCGGTCTGACAATGCGGGCAATGGGAGTGGGGGAGTACCAGGTTGTATACCGGCTGCTCAGGCTGAGGCGCGTCCGGCTCCAGCATCTCGCGGGCCTGATGCAGCCAGTCGCGTTCCATCATCTTCGGCAGACGATGAATAACCACATTGAGAAAGCTGCCGACCACCAATCCCAGCAGCCCGGCAACTACAACAAAGGCCAGCAAATGGCTGGCCATATAATCGAGTAGGGTCATATATCAGACAACGGCGCCCAGCTGGAAAATCGGCAGGTACATGGCGATGATCAGGCCGCCGATCAGTACACCCAATACCGACATGATCATCGGCTCCAGCAGCGTGGTCAGGTTGTCCACCTTGTTATCCACCTCGGCCTCGTAGAAGTCAGCGACCTTCTCCAGCATGCCGTCGAGGTTTCCTGACTCTTCACCGATCCCTGCCATCTGAATGGCCAGCGACGGAAACACATTGGTGGTACGCATGGCGAAGTTCAGCTGAGTACCGGCTGATACATCCTGTTTGATGCCCATGACCGCGTTGTAGAACACCACGTTGCCCGCCGCGCCGGCGACGGAATCCAGCGCCTGCACCAATGGCACACCTGCAGCGAAGGTGGTGGAGAGCGTACGCGCATAGCGAGCAACCGCCGCCTCGTAGATGATTTGTCCGACAATCGGCGCCTTGAGTAGTGTCCGATCCTGGGCATCACGGAAGGGCTTGGAGCGTCGGTTGATCTGGGTATAGCCCCAGCCGATGACAATAAGCCCGATCAGAATGATGAACCACCACGCCTGCAACCATTCCGACAAGCCGATCACCATCAAAGTAAAACCGGGCAGATCGGCGCCGAAGTTGGCGAACACATCCTTGAACTGCGGTACCACCTTGAGTAGCAGAATGGCCGTCACGATCACCGCCACCACGACGACCGCAATGGGGTAGGTCATGGCTTTCTTTATCTTGGCTTTCAGCGCCTCGGTCTTTTCCTTATATGTGGCGATCCGATCCAACAGGGATTCCAGTCGACCGGACTGCTCGCCGGACTCCACCAGATTGCAGAACAGGTCATCAAAATACTGCGGATGCTTGGCCAGCGACGCAGCCAGGGTGTTACCCGAGGCCACGTCGGTCTTGATCTCATTGATCAGCTTGGCAAAGTTGGGGTTGGCTGTGCCTTCGGCAATGATCTCGAACGCCTGCACAATAGGCACACCCGCGGCCATCATGGTCGCCAGCTGCCGGGTGAAGAAAGCGATATCCAGCGGCTTGATCTTTTTCGATCGAGCGCTGAACAGAGTGGATTTCTTGTTAATCTTGGTGACCAGAATACCCTGCTTGCGCAGCTGGGCCTTGATCAGCGCCTGATTGGTGCCCTGGATCTCACCGGAAATCTTGGTGCCCTTGCGGTCCTTGCCTTCCCACTTGAACGGGTAGATCTTTTCGACCTTTTTCTTCGCGGGTTTCGCGGCGGAGCTGGTCCTTTTTACTGCTGTTTGCTGGGCCATGACTTAATCCTTGGTCACTCGGTTCACTTCCGCCAGGCTGGTGACACCCTGTTCCGCCTTCATCAGCGCGGATTGGCGCAAGCTTCTGAATCCTTCATTCTGGGCAACGTCGGAAATCTGCATGGAGTTGCCGTCTTCCATGATGATTCGCTGGATGGCGGGGGTGATCCGAACAACTTCATAGATTCCGACACGCCCTTTATAACCATCCTGACAGTTTTCGCAACCCACCGGTCCGTAAATCGTTAACCCGCTAGCAATTTTTTCTTCGCTGAAGCCTTCTTCCTGCAATGTTTCGCGGGGAATATCCATGGGCTTCCGACAATGCGAGCACAACCGGCGCGCCAGGCGCTGGGCGATGATCAGATTGACAGAGGTGGCGATGTTGAATGACGCCACGCCCATATTACGCAAGCGAGTCAGCGTTTCCGCCGCGCTGTTGGTGTGCAATGTCGACAATACCATGTGACCGGTCTGGGACGCCTTGATGGCAATCTCGGCCGTTTCAAGGTCGCGGATCTCACCCACCATGATGATATCCGGGTCCTGACGCAGAAAGGCACGCAGCGCCTGGGCAAAGTCCAGTCCCTGCTTGGGGTTCACGTTGACCTGGTTGATGCCCTCCAGGTTGATCTCAACCGGGTCTTCGGCGGTTGAAATATTGCGTTCCATGGTATTGAGGATATTCAGGCCAGTATACAGGGATACCGTCTTACCAGAGCCGGTCGGGCCGGTGACCAGAATCATGCCCTGGGGCTTGGCCAGCGCATCCATGTACATCTGCTTCTGGTCATCCTCATAACCCAGCGCATCAATACCCATCTTGGCGCTCTCGGAGTCCAGAATACGCAGCACCACCTTCTCGCCCCACAGGGTCGGCAGGGTGTTGACCCGGAAGTCGATGGCCTTGTTCTTGGATATCTTCAGCTTGATGCGGCCATCCTGCGGTTTACGTCGCTCGGCCAGATCCATCGAGGACATTACCTTCAGACGCGCAGCAATCTTCACCCCCAGCTGCACCGGCGGCTTGGATACCTCATGCAGAATACCGTCGGTACGGAAGCGGACCCGGTAGGTCTTCTCATAGGGCTCGAAGTGCAAGTCGGAAGAGCCTTTCTTTACCGCATCCAGCAGCATCTTGTTGACGAAGCGCACCACCGGCGCATCCTCGGTATCCTTGGTGGGTTCCCCGCGTTTGTCATCGTTGGTAACGGCTTCGACTTCCAGTCCGTCTAGATCGGCATCAGCCATATCATCAAGACCGCCGGTCGCGCTCTCAAGATATTTGTCGATCGCCTTGCGCAGCTTGTCATCCTCGACAATCACCGCGTCGGTCATCAGTCCGGTATTGAACTGGATATCGCTCAGCGCCTGCTGATTGGTCGGGTCCGACAGAGCCAGATACAGCCGTGAGCCGCGCTTGTGCAGCGGCATCACACAATGCTGGCGGATCAGCTTTTCGCTGACCAGGCTGACTTCGGGCTGACTTTCGCGATCCAACGCCGCCAGGTCGAAATAGGGATAGCCGAATTCTTCGGCGCAGACCATGGCCAGATCACGCGCCTTGGCCAGTTTGTTCTGCACCAGATAGGTGATGAAGGGAATCTTGTCCCGGCTGGCCTGCTGGCTGGCTTTACCGGCCGCCTGTGCATCCAACAGTTCTTCCTGAACGATCCGCCGGGCCAAGCCGGAGAGAGCGGGGGTATCCATAGAGTCTTCCCGGTACGTAATGAGACAGAGGCAACTATAGTACAGCACCGTGGCGATACACCAAAAGCGCAGCGACCAAACAACTGTGCACCGAGCGGTCCAGCCTGACCAGCAACCTCACTTCCCGGCGAATTGAGGGGCACCACCGACCTGCTCCCAGTTGTTGACCTGTCCAGAAGCAAGCCGGGTCAGAAGAAGCAGCCCCTGCCTGTAGGCAGGAGTTGCTTCCCATACAAGGATCAACTACATGGCAGGCAATACGGCTATATCAATGAGGTCGTCCGGGAGGTCAGCGATGTCGCCCAGCGTGGTAGGCGCACCTGTCTCCAGGTTGACGGTATGCAGGGTGGTGCCGGTCAGCACATAAGCGGTGTTGCTGCCCTTGCCGTCACTGGCTATGTCCATAGCTGCACCATCCAGGCCCTTGGCCAATTCACCGACAGTTTTCTGCACGCCATCATTCGGCGGATCCTGCAGCATCAGGTTACCGGTAGCGAGGTCCACGTTGTACAGAGAGGTTTTCTCGGTGCCAACGTAGGAGTTGGTGTAGGCGCCAGCAATGATCTTCGCAGTATCACCGGCGTAATCCCCGTCTTTGGCATAGGCTACCTCGCCGTCATTGACCACTTCACCGGTGTCTACATTGACGCGGAAGTTGGTGCCGTCGTCCGCCAGCAGCCGCAGGCGGTCAGCAACGGGATTGAAATCCACTACCGCCTGGCCGCTGCCGGGCAGTTCCATATTCAATTTGGCTCCCGCAGTCGCGACGCCGGAGGACAGGTCAACGGTGTACAGCTGATCGCCTCCACCTAACGCATAGAGGTTGCCATTCGCTGGGCGTACGTCGATACCACGCAGGTTATCAGCGCCTTCGACTTCCATGCTGGCCGTTACAGCCAGTGCATCACTGTCGATTTTATACAGCTTGCCATCTTCACCCAGCGCCAGCAGGCTTGCTGCGCTGGCGGTACCGGCAATCAGGGTCAAAGACGTAGCCAGGATCATTTTATTGAAAGTATGCATCAGTGATTCCTCGTAAGCAGTTAGCGATGGGCTTTGCCATCCAGACAGGTGCTGTTTGCACGTCACCTGTCTATCAATACCCGCGAGGATCACCTTTGGATGTCGTGGACCGAAAATATTTCTAATTACCGGCTATCAGCACCGCACGGCCAATGTACAAGACCTCGCCCGTGGGCCTGTCCAGTGGCGAACCGCCGGCCGGTTCCAGCGTCAGCTCGAACAGCTGCCCCGCCTGCACAGCACCGATCTGCTCGGCACTGAGCGTCATCTGTGTACCTGGTTCGATCAGACCCAGGGAGCGTGGGCCGTCGGCAGGGTCGTTCAGTGTCCAGAACTGCACCGAGCGGTCCTCTGGAACCTGATCCTCAACCAGCGATTGCAGGCTCAACGTACCCTCGGAGTCGATATTCACTACCCAACCGGGGCTGGCAGCCTCACCCGGAGCTTGCAGCACAGCAGTATAAGTGGCCGCACCGGGAGCCTGATCGCGTAGCACGCCAGGCAGCCAGCTGAGCAGCACCAGCAGCGCGAGTGCACCCGTGGTAAGGCGCCATAATCCGAGACTGTTCCACCAGCGTGCCGCTGAAGACTCAGACCTGCGTGTATCAGTGACACTGCCGACGGGCACCCAGCCGAGACTTTGCTGTATCCTCTCCCAGGTCTTGGGTGCCGGTGTTTGCGGTGGGAGTTCATCGGTCAGTTCAAGCAAGTGAGCCTCCCAATCCAGTGCTATGTGCGCCGCGTCCCTGTCAGCCGCGATCAGCTCTCGGACTTCGGATGCCTCCGGCTCGCCAAGCAGGCCCAGAACGTATTCGCCGATCAGTGCCCGGCGATCTGCG
Above is a genomic segment from Halopseudomonas litoralis containing:
- the lpxB gene encoding lipid-A-disaccharide synthase codes for the protein MSAVTATPYRPLCIALVAGEASGDTLGAGLIRALKEVHPDTEFIGIGGPRMQAEGLVSQVPMERLSVMGLVEVLGRLRELLRIRRDLVAYLKQRQPDVVIGIDAPDFTLGVEQRLREAGIPTVHYVSPSVWAWREKRVLGICQSTDLMLTLFPFEEEVYRKHGVAVRCVGHTLADDIPLVPDRSAARETLGLADDASVIALMPGSRNGELRKLGLLFLQTAAWCLQQRPELQFILPCANPERRQQMEAILADSGLNLPVTLLDGQGHEALAACDAVLIASGTATLEAMLFKRPMVVAYRMASLTFKILKRLVKVGHVALPNLLAGREVAPEFLQDDATPEAMGQALLARLGATPEREQTEAVFMELHQMLRRDADRSAAAAVLELLQRKGRPV
- the rnhB gene encoding ribonuclease HII → MLMDWTLPEGNELIAGVDEVGRGPLCGAVVTAAVILDPLRPIEGLNDSKKLTEAHREALFPLIQERALAWAIGRAEVDEIDQLNILHATMLAMQRAVHGLAIRPDRVLVDGNRCPVLPMPSEPVIKGDSRVPAIAAASILAKVTRDREMHEMDLLYPGYGMAKHKGYPTREHMSALQLLGATPIHRRSFAPVREALAVSPVEAVMDEMDSVVAGVV
- a CDS encoding Nudix family hydrolase gives rise to the protein MRYIHVMAAVIRDAQNRILIAKRPEDAHQGGLWEFPGGKLEDGEERADGLRRELQEELGIRVTQARPLLDIRHDYPDKSVRLDVWLVTGFEGQAHGAEGQPVRWVSAAELDDYDFPAANAPIVRAAQLPEVYLITPDVTDEAELFSGLERARGMGVRLVQLRQSRLSAETYRDLAQRVLARFGDDFQWLLKGDEQPVLPGAGWHLTSRQLRQMWLQDFGPDASGQTGEARPKGRLLAASCHDAEELAMAAEVAVDFVTLSPVMPTATHPDAVPLGWELAQELIRTVSMPVYVLGGVGPETRARAFAVGAQGVAGIRRFWG
- the yacG gene encoding DNA gyrase inhibitor YacG → MTTTVECPTCKAPVTWDESFPDRPFCSPRCRLIDLGAWASEEHVIPGDELEQDVFSEDGPGR
- the coaE gene encoding dephospho-CoA kinase (Dephospho-CoA kinase (CoaE) performs the final step in coenzyme A biosynthesis.); its protein translation is MTSSNIFIIGLTGGIGSGKSAAAARFAEAHGIHVVDADIKSRVVVEPGRPALHQIADRFGDAVLQEDGSLNRAVLREHVFQYPNERRWLEQLLHPLIREETVNDLASAESPYALLVSPLLVESGQYQMTRRVLVVDVPEALQIARTTLRDKVPEEQVRAILQAQARREERLRHADDVITNDRDLAALHHQVDQLHQFYLTLSTGAKQ
- a CDS encoding prepilin peptidase; translated protein: MTLLDYMASHLLAFVVVAGLLGLVVGSFLNVVIHRLPKMMERDWLHQAREMLEPDAPQPEQPVYNLVLPHSHCPHCQTEIKPWQNLPLISYTLLRGRCGNCRERISPRYPLVELLTAVLSMVVAWQYGFGWPAAGMLLLTWALISLSLIDADTQLLPDAIVLPMLWLGLIANSFGLLTDIHAALWGAVFGYLSLWSVYWLFKLITGKEGMGYGDFKLLAMLGAWGGWQVLPLTILLSSLVGAILGIIILKTRGDANSTPLPFGPYLAIAGWIAIIWGEWITGTYLRFAGF
- a CDS encoding type II secretion system F family protein; the protein is MAQQTAVKRTSSAAKPAKKKVEKIYPFKWEGKDRKGTKISGEIQGTNQALIKAQLRKQGILVTKINKKSTLFSARSKKIKPLDIAFFTRQLATMMAAGVPIVQAFEIIAEGTANPNFAKLINEIKTDVASGNTLAASLAKHPQYFDDLFCNLVESGEQSGRLESLLDRIATYKEKTEALKAKIKKAMTYPIAVVVVAVIVTAILLLKVVPQFKDVFANFGADLPGFTLMVIGLSEWLQAWWFIILIGLIVIGWGYTQINRRSKPFRDAQDRTLLKAPIVGQIIYEAAVARYARTLSTTFAAGVPLVQALDSVAGAAGNVVFYNAVMGIKQDVSAGTQLNFAMRTTNVFPSLAIQMAGIGEESGNLDGMLEKVADFYEAEVDNKVDNLTTLLEPMIMSVLGVLIGGLIIAMYLPIFQLGAVV
- the pilB gene encoding type IV-A pilus assembly ATPase PilB — translated: MDTPALSGLARRIVQEELLDAQAAGKASQQASRDKIPFITYLVQNKLAKARDLAMVCAEEFGYPYFDLAALDRESQPEVSLVSEKLIRQHCVMPLHKRGSRLYLALSDPTNQQALSDIQFNTGLMTDAVIVEDDKLRKAIDKYLESATGGLDDMADADLDGLEVEAVTNDDKRGEPTKDTEDAPVVRFVNKMLLDAVKKGSSDLHFEPYEKTYRVRFRTDGILHEVSKPPVQLGVKIAARLKVMSSMDLAERRKPQDGRIKLKISKNKAIDFRVNTLPTLWGEKVVLRILDSESAKMGIDALGYEDDQKQMYMDALAKPQGMILVTGPTGSGKTVSLYTGLNILNTMERNISTAEDPVEINLEGINQVNVNPKQGLDFAQALRAFLRQDPDIIMVGEIRDLETAEIAIKASQTGHMVLSTLHTNSAAETLTRLRNMGVASFNIATSVNLIIAQRLARRLCSHCRKPMDIPRETLQEEGFSEEKIASGLTIYGPVGCENCQDGYKGRVGIYEVVRITPAIQRIIMEDGNSMQISDVAQNEGFRSLRQSALMKAEQGVTSLAEVNRVTKD
- a CDS encoding DUF4394 domain-containing protein; protein product: MHTFNKMILATSLTLIAGTASAASLLALGEDGKLYKIDSDALAVTASMEVEGADNLRGIDVRPANGNLYALGGGDQLYTVDLSSGVATAGAKLNMELPGSGQAVVDFNPVADRLRLLADDGTNFRVNVDTGEVVNDGEVAYAKDGDYAGDTAKIIAGAYTNSYVGTEKTSLYNVDLATGNLMLQDPPNDGVQKTVGELAKGLDGAAMDIASDGKGSNTAYVLTGTTLHTVNLETGAPTTLGDIADLPDDLIDIAVLPAM
- a CDS encoding anti-sigma factor, which codes for MIPTSLADRRALIGEYVLGLLGEPEASEVRELIAADRDAAHIALDWEAHLLELTDELPPQTPAPKTWERIQQSLGWVPVGSVTDTRRSESSAARWWNSLGLWRLTTGALALLVLLSWLPGVLRDQAPGAATYTAVLQAPGEAASPGWVVNIDSEGTLSLQSLVEDQVPEDRSVQFWTLNDPADGPRSLGLIEPGTQMTLSAEQIGAVQAGQLFELTLEPAGGSPLDRPTGEVLYIGRAVLIAGN